A window of Desulfatibacillum aliphaticivorans DSM 15576 contains these coding sequences:
- a CDS encoding MauE/DoxX family redox-associated membrane protein, which translates to MTHRPKKSFPSIPPYISKGSALVLGLIFVAGGAAKVVDMNEAVRQAGGYAIVSDRTMLLFLVWALTAAEFAVGAALIIRYRVRLALVGATAMLAVFLVALGWAWGTGVTQDCGCFGQWASRSPGQAFIEDLALLLLLVLAWFHGDYKKSLAKLTIVIAALPLSLWLPFAFGFSFDSVILPGGEGPPIEPLTVLSGETVDWSASPYLVELMSTDCLHCQESVMDVNILGDSPGMPPILAFTYDSQEAVASFQEKYFPEYPILRIPEDHFWRLVGAGSSPRFLLVFQGHVMHAWEERPPDAQEVLNVLEARQ; encoded by the coding sequence ATGACCCACAGGCCGAAAAAATCTTTCCCAAGCATTCCACCCTATATATCAAAAGGCTCGGCGTTGGTTTTGGGCCTGATTTTTGTTGCCGGGGGCGCCGCCAAGGTTGTGGATATGAACGAAGCCGTCCGCCAGGCGGGCGGTTACGCCATCGTCAGCGACAGGACCATGCTTTTGTTTTTAGTATGGGCGCTTACGGCCGCGGAGTTTGCGGTGGGCGCAGCCTTAATCATCCGTTACCGGGTTCGATTGGCGCTGGTTGGCGCAACGGCCATGCTGGCGGTTTTTTTGGTTGCTCTCGGTTGGGCCTGGGGGACCGGGGTTACACAGGATTGCGGATGCTTCGGCCAATGGGCTTCCCGATCCCCGGGGCAGGCGTTTATCGAGGATTTGGCGCTGCTTTTGCTGCTTGTTTTGGCCTGGTTTCATGGAGATTACAAAAAAAGCCTCGCCAAGTTGACGATAGTGATCGCGGCGTTGCCGCTATCCCTATGGCTGCCCTTTGCTTTCGGTTTTAGCTTTGACTCGGTGATCCTCCCGGGGGGGGAAGGCCCGCCCATCGAACCCTTGACTGTTCTAAGCGGAGAAACCGTGGATTGGTCAGCCTCTCCGTACCTTGTTGAACTGATGAGCACGGATTGCCTGCACTGCCAGGAATCCGTCATGGACGTGAATATTTTAGGGGATTCCCCAGGAATGCCGCCGATCTTGGCTTTCACTTACGACTCGCAAGAGGCGGTCGCCTCATTTCAGGAAAAGTATTTTCCCGAGTATCCAATCCTTCGAATTCCCGAAGACCATTTCTGGCGCTTGGTGGGCGCCGGGTCATCGCCCAGGTTTCTGTTGGTCTTCCAGGGCCATGTGATGCACGCCTGGGAGGAAAGGCCGCCTGATGCCCAGGAGGTTTTGAACGTACTGGAGGCCCGGCAATGA
- a CDS encoding YgaP family membrane protein, which translates to MTMEHMIRLIAGTMILLSIFLTLIHSPYWLLLTGFVGANLLQSAFTKWCLMEDILTKLGVDKGC; encoded by the coding sequence ATGACGATGGAACACATGATTCGACTTATTGCGGGAACAATGATCCTGCTTTCCATATTTTTAACTTTGATTCACAGCCCCTATTGGCTGCTTTTGACCGGTTTTGTGGGAGCGAACCTCCTGCAAAGCGCCTTTACCAAATGGTGCCTGATGGAAGACATCCTGACCAAGCTGGGAGTCGACAAGGGGTGTTGA
- a CDS encoding sulfotransferase domain-containing protein codes for MKNEPIIIVSGLPRSGTSLVMQMLEQGGVEAVTDNVRKPDRDNPRGYYELQKTLSLEDDNSWLHEMRGKAVKVVSPLLYDLLFTEKFKVLFMQRDIREILASQAAMLGEGLEDESPDAEMAAAFQKHLAVVLDWLNRQSNMEVLTINYMGLIAAPEEGARIINEFLGGGLDEPAMARAVDPTLYRRRLS; via the coding sequence GTGAAGAACGAACCAATAATCATTGTTTCCGGCCTGCCCAGATCAGGCACCTCCCTTGTCATGCAAATGCTGGAGCAAGGCGGCGTGGAAGCCGTTACGGACAACGTTCGCAAGCCGGACAGGGATAACCCCCGGGGATATTACGAATTGCAGAAAACCCTGAGCCTGGAGGACGACAACTCCTGGCTGCACGAGATGCGCGGCAAGGCGGTCAAAGTGGTTTCGCCCCTGTTGTACGACCTTTTATTCACTGAAAAGTTCAAGGTGCTTTTCATGCAAAGGGATATTCGGGAAATCCTGGCCTCGCAGGCGGCCATGCTTGGCGAAGGGCTGGAGGACGAATCCCCCGATGCTGAAATGGCGGCGGCTTTTCAAAAGCACCTGGCCGTGGTCCTGGATTGGCTGAACAGGCAATCCAATATGGAAGTCCTGACTATCAACTACATGGGGCTCATCGCCGCTCCCGAGGAAGGAGCGAGAATCATCAACGAATTTCTGGGCGGAGGCCTGGACGAGCCGGCCATGGCCCGGGCCGTCGATCCTACCCTGTACCGGCGGCGTTTATCCTGA
- a CDS encoding alkaline phosphatase family protein: MADFHTSIGRRAFIKGAASTLAGLTAATRAAPVLARKTRQEAPKVVVLGIDGMDPFFTHELLSRGLLPHFARLANQGGFYKLATVNPPQSPVVWASFINGAGPGAHGLFDFIHRNPSGQCRPFYSAAQTIDGKTLCGRQGIPFWEALDQAGVPSVFYDLPADYPPSPSKKGNRRCLAGMGVPDLMGTHGTYQYFSHDGPGYILREGGGLRTRIVFLDGQAKARLEGPANPHDEQKPVYVEFRVKADPSRKSAEIRIQGQNISLREKEWSPWIRVEFILKTPFYMADKKANGICRFYLQEAAPGFRLYVSPINADPSDPILPLSEPKGFVRDIAKENGLFYTSGFQEDHKAFSNGIFSAREYEDQAWLVLKERERLLDYALDHYRDGLLFFYFSTLDLMSHMFWTDHDFRKGRKSGQNHERMIRAYREMDRMLGKVLDRLGARAAVMVMSDHGFAGFRRQFHVNAWLRDNGFLGSGEAESIMEGMDWKDVRAYGLGINGLYVNLKGREREGVVEPGRAYKRLVEELAAKLEAIRDANGVQVIKKAHRADRIYKGPASALAPDLVLGYSRGYRTSWESCLGGLAPQVLSDNPSAWAADHCCDASEVPGVLFTNRPLSRVEPSVMDIAPTVLSLYGLDALSGMEGRSLKFT; encoded by the coding sequence ATGGCGGATTTCCACACCAGCATAGGGCGAAGAGCCTTTATTAAAGGCGCCGCTTCGACGCTGGCGGGCTTGACGGCCGCAACCCGCGCCGCTCCCGTCCTGGCCCGAAAAACCCGGCAAGAAGCCCCGAAAGTCGTCGTCCTGGGAATCGACGGCATGGACCCGTTTTTCACCCACGAGCTGCTCAGCCGGGGGCTGCTTCCCCATTTCGCCCGGCTTGCCAATCAAGGCGGTTTTTACAAACTGGCCACGGTCAATCCGCCCCAAAGCCCGGTTGTTTGGGCCAGCTTTATCAACGGCGCCGGCCCGGGCGCCCATGGGCTGTTCGATTTTATCCACAGAAATCCGTCCGGCCAATGCCGCCCCTTTTATTCCGCGGCGCAAACAATAGACGGAAAAACCCTTTGCGGCCGCCAGGGGATTCCTTTTTGGGAGGCCCTTGATCAGGCCGGGGTTCCATCAGTCTTTTACGACCTGCCGGCGGACTATCCCCCCTCCCCTTCGAAAAAGGGAAACCGGCGCTGCCTGGCGGGAATGGGAGTCCCCGACCTCATGGGCACGCATGGAACGTACCAGTACTTCTCCCATGACGGTCCCGGCTACATCCTCCGGGAAGGAGGCGGGCTCCGCACCCGGATTGTGTTTCTCGACGGGCAAGCCAAGGCCCGGCTGGAGGGGCCTGCCAATCCTCACGATGAGCAGAAGCCCGTTTATGTGGAGTTTCGGGTCAAAGCCGATCCAAGCAGGAAAAGCGCGGAAATTCGTATCCAGGGGCAAAACATCTCCCTGCGGGAAAAGGAATGGAGCCCCTGGATCAGGGTGGAGTTCATTCTAAAAACGCCTTTTTACATGGCGGATAAAAAGGCGAACGGCATTTGCCGGTTTTATCTGCAGGAGGCGGCGCCGGGATTCAGGCTGTATGTCAGCCCCATCAATGCAGATCCCAGCGATCCCATCCTGCCCCTTTCCGAGCCCAAGGGCTTTGTCCGGGATATCGCCAAGGAGAACGGTCTGTTTTACACCTCCGGCTTTCAGGAGGATCACAAGGCCTTTTCCAACGGAATTTTTTCAGCCCGGGAATACGAAGATCAGGCATGGCTGGTGTTAAAGGAACGGGAGCGCCTATTGGACTACGCCCTGGACCATTACCGGGACGGCCTGTTGTTTTTTTATTTTTCCACCCTGGACCTCATGTCCCACATGTTCTGGACGGACCATGATTTCCGGAAAGGCCGCAAATCCGGTCAAAATCATGAACGGATGATTCGGGCCTACCGGGAAATGGATCGCATGTTGGGCAAGGTTCTGGACCGATTGGGCGCCCGCGCCGCCGTCATGGTCATGAGCGATCACGGATTCGCCGGGTTCCGGCGCCAGTTTCACGTGAATGCGTGGCTGCGGGATAACGGATTTTTAGGTTCGGGAGAGGCGGAGTCCATTATGGAAGGCATGGACTGGAAGGATGTCCGGGCCTACGGCCTTGGCATCAACGGACTTTACGTCAACCTGAAAGGCAGGGAGCGTGAAGGCGTGGTGGAGCCAGGCCGGGCCTACAAACGTCTTGTAGAAGAACTGGCCGCAAAACTGGAGGCAATCAGGGACGCAAACGGCGTGCAGGTCATTAAAAAGGCCCACCGTGCGGACCGGATTTACAAAGGCCCGGCCTCAGCCCTGGCCCCGGATCTCGTCCTAGGCTACAGCCGGGGTTACAGGACGTCCTGGGAATCCTGCCTGGGGGGCTTGGCGCCGCAGGTTCTCTCGGACAACCCGTCCGCCTGGGCGGCCGATCATTGCTGCGACGCTTCCGAAGTTCCGGGCGTTTTGTTCACCAACAGGCCTTTAAGCCGAGTCGAGCCGTCCGTCATGGACATTGCCCCCACCGTTCTTTCCCTTTACGGGCTTGACGCCCTTTCCGGCATGGAAGGGCGAAGCCTGAAATTCACTTAA
- a CDS encoding alkaline phosphatase family protein — protein MKKQNPCIISQVILFAGLCCLAAPGQAWAYIGPGAGIALAGSYLPAIIGFGAALLLALIWPIRIFLKDRATRKVLKNRPIQKCVILGIDGFDPELAQDFMDQGLLPNFQRLATSGCFKKLKTTAPAITPVAWSTFQTGTNPGKHGIFDFLARGRASYAPVLSSVKAGGAGGAAPHIRIGKFKIPRGVAPQRLLRKSKPFWEILGDEKIYSQILRVPVSFPAGEFNGAILAGAYTPDIRGTQGVFSYYYTGENRFEDSEGDLHKVEFVDGAIHGVLTGPADPFEDDGEDLKTSFSVEVLSGGQAILKIGKTRLSLEQGLFSPWTRVRFKAAPGVHIHGICRFLLVSDQPEFALYVSPVHIDPARPAAPISQPAAYASFLARKIGLYATLGMPEDTQALESGILDETAFLDQCLSVEEERKKMFLHALKSAKQGLIACVFDGPDRIQHCFWDQLQSAGQDQDNPIKDVYVRMDKLVGEALEECRDRRSIFMVVSDHGFAPFNHAVDLNCWLEQKGYLKRLENPKSNKNLSAIDWGQTKAYAFGLAGIYLNIKGREPLGAVNRGLEARKLAEKIAGELKSLIHPEKEAAPITNVYHAKEIFKGPYAHESPDLVVGFARGYRVSWETASGAVGDKVFRKNNRAWSGDHCMDPSHVPGVLFCNKHFSKEDPHISDIAPTVLKMFGVNVPGFMDGAALKIGKPSEDSVAWRISTPA, from the coding sequence TTGAAGAAGCAAAACCCCTGCATAATTTCCCAAGTCATCCTGTTTGCCGGCCTATGCTGCCTGGCGGCGCCCGGACAGGCCTGGGCCTACATAGGCCCGGGCGCCGGAATCGCCCTGGCCGGATCATACCTGCCTGCGATCATTGGTTTTGGCGCCGCTTTGCTGTTAGCGCTCATCTGGCCGATTCGCATCTTTTTGAAGGACAGGGCCACCCGAAAGGTTTTGAAAAACAGGCCCATCCAAAAATGCGTCATCCTGGGCATTGACGGATTCGACCCCGAGCTGGCCCAGGATTTTATGGACCAAGGACTGCTGCCCAACTTCCAACGCCTTGCCACATCAGGATGCTTCAAAAAGCTCAAAACGACAGCCCCTGCAATCACCCCGGTCGCCTGGTCCACCTTTCAGACCGGGACGAACCCGGGCAAACACGGCATCTTTGATTTTCTGGCCAGGGGCAGGGCTTCTTACGCTCCGGTTTTAAGCTCCGTCAAGGCCGGCGGGGCCGGCGGGGCCGCACCCCATATTCGCATTGGCAAGTTCAAAATTCCCAGGGGCGTGGCGCCCCAGCGTCTGTTGCGGAAAAGCAAGCCATTCTGGGAAATCCTGGGGGACGAGAAAATATACAGCCAGATCCTGCGCGTCCCGGTGAGCTTCCCTGCAGGGGAATTTAACGGGGCCATTCTCGCCGGAGCCTATACCCCGGACATCCGGGGGACGCAAGGCGTCTTTTCCTACTATTACACGGGCGAAAACCGGTTTGAAGACTCAGAGGGAGACCTCCACAAGGTGGAGTTTGTCGACGGGGCGATCCACGGAGTTCTGACAGGACCGGCAGACCCTTTTGAAGATGACGGCGAGGATCTTAAAACTTCATTTTCGGTGGAAGTCCTTTCCGGCGGCCAGGCCATTCTGAAAATCGGCAAGACGCGCCTGTCCTTGGAGCAAGGCCTTTTCTCCCCCTGGACCAGAGTGCGATTCAAAGCGGCTCCGGGGGTGCATATTCACGGGATTTGCCGGTTTTTGCTTGTAAGCGATCAGCCGGAATTCGCCTTGTACGTCTCGCCCGTTCATATTGATCCGGCGAGGCCTGCGGCGCCCATCTCGCAGCCTGCAGCCTACGCTTCCTTTTTAGCTCGCAAAATAGGCCTTTACGCCACCCTGGGCATGCCCGAGGACACGCAAGCGCTGGAATCGGGAATTTTGGATGAAACGGCCTTTTTGGATCAATGCCTGTCCGTGGAGGAAGAGCGGAAAAAAATGTTCCTGCACGCTTTAAAAAGCGCCAAACAGGGCCTGATTGCATGCGTTTTTGACGGTCCGGACCGCATTCAGCATTGTTTCTGGGACCAATTGCAGTCCGCCGGCCAGGATCAGGACAATCCCATCAAGGACGTATACGTACGCATGGACAAACTGGTGGGCGAGGCGCTGGAGGAATGCAGGGATCGGCGGTCGATTTTTATGGTGGTGTCGGACCATGGGTTCGCTCCGTTCAATCACGCCGTGGATTTAAACTGCTGGCTTGAGCAAAAGGGATATCTGAAACGGCTGGAAAACCCCAAATCAAACAAAAACCTTTCAGCCATCGACTGGGGCCAGACCAAGGCCTACGCCTTTGGACTGGCGGGCATTTACCTTAATATCAAAGGCCGGGAGCCTTTAGGTGCGGTCAACCGGGGCTTGGAAGCCCGCAAATTAGCGGAGAAAATTGCAGGGGAGCTGAAAAGCCTCATCCACCCCGAAAAGGAAGCCGCGCCGATTACCAATGTGTATCATGCCAAAGAAATCTTTAAAGGCCCGTACGCCCATGAAAGTCCGGACCTTGTAGTGGGATTCGCCCGGGGCTATCGCGTTTCCTGGGAGACGGCCTCCGGCGCGGTGGGAGACAAGGTTTTTCGGAAGAACAACCGGGCATGGAGCGGCGACCACTGCATGGATCCCTCGCATGTTCCCGGAGTGTTATTCTGCAACAAGCACTTTAGCAAGGAGGATCCGCATATCTCCGACATTGCGCCAACTGTGCTTAAAATGTTTGGCGTGAACGTCCCTGGTTTCATGGACGGAGCAGCCCTGAAAATTGGAAAACCAAGCGAGGATTCGGTTGCATGGCGGATTTCCACACCAGCATAG
- a CDS encoding sulfatase — translation MGDHAIPASTGKGHSAKLEDIFSKEVSRRDLLKWGAVAAAGAIPIGAGCGSSGAGPPVPKHIILISMDTLRRDHLPVYGYSRNTAPGVSKLAESSVIFDNALAAASNTAPSHASMLTGVHPLTHGVKSNWAMLSPDAVTLAEILRGQGFAAGAFVSCIALHSNITGLDRGFDVYRQVGPAPGHCRARETFLDASAWLNALKNERRVFLFFHVFDPHFPYSAPGGEIRPEWEGSSRKRDLPLDYPAMRARMKRGFSQDEIQTYTDWYDEEILYADLYIERLLQTLRDKGMFDDSLVIFLSDHGETLGERPWMFDHGSKVYEEQIRIPLVIKFPGAWKKGTRIAAPVHHVDVTPTVLDALGLQPPESMEGVPLAPMVQKPEAAAERFMFCMAQSDPERTSELKQAIAPGEPVFCIRRPPHKLVMYPGEKARPVVCLHDLSSDPKEMNNTAQVHPVITGDLKRRLDAWISASLSKGRKYKTVPLSPEMDRALRSLGYIS, via the coding sequence ATGGGGGATCACGCAATCCCGGCTTCGACCGGAAAAGGCCATTCTGCAAAACTTGAGGACATCTTCTCCAAAGAAGTCTCCCGGAGGGACCTCCTGAAATGGGGCGCTGTGGCCGCCGCCGGCGCCATCCCCATAGGGGCGGGCTGTGGGAGTTCCGGCGCCGGGCCGCCCGTGCCCAAGCATATCATCCTGATTTCCATGGACACCCTGCGCAGGGATCATTTGCCTGTATACGGGTACAGCCGCAACACCGCGCCCGGCGTTTCCAAGCTGGCGGAATCTTCCGTAATTTTTGACAATGCCTTGGCCGCAGCCTCTAACACGGCGCCCTCCCATGCATCCATGCTTACAGGCGTGCATCCCCTGACTCACGGGGTGAAAAGCAACTGGGCCATGCTTAGCCCGGATGCTGTCACTCTGGCTGAAATACTCCGTGGACAGGGTTTCGCCGCGGGCGCCTTTGTCAGCTGCATCGCCCTCCATTCCAATATCACGGGGCTGGACAGGGGTTTTGACGTTTACCGGCAGGTGGGGCCCGCTCCCGGCCATTGCCGGGCTCGGGAAACCTTTTTGGATGCTTCGGCATGGCTGAACGCCCTGAAAAATGAGCGCCGAGTCTTCCTTTTCTTCCATGTTTTTGACCCGCATTTTCCCTATTCCGCGCCTGGAGGGGAAATCCGGCCGGAGTGGGAGGGATCGAGCCGTAAAAGAGACCTTCCCCTGGACTATCCCGCCATGCGGGCGCGCATGAAGCGCGGTTTTTCTCAGGACGAAATTCAGACCTATACGGATTGGTACGATGAAGAAATTCTATACGCGGACCTTTACATAGAAAGGCTTCTACAAACGCTCCGGGACAAAGGAATGTTCGACGACAGCCTGGTGATCTTTCTTTCGGACCACGGGGAGACCCTGGGGGAGCGCCCCTGGATGTTCGACCATGGCAGCAAGGTGTATGAGGAGCAAATCCGAATTCCCCTGGTCATAAAATTTCCCGGCGCCTGGAAAAAAGGAACCCGCATCGCCGCCCCCGTGCACCACGTGGACGTCACGCCCACAGTCTTGGACGCCCTGGGCCTGCAACCGCCGGAAAGCATGGAAGGCGTCCCTCTGGCCCCTATGGTCCAAAAGCCGGAAGCCGCGGCCGAACGCTTTATGTTCTGCATGGCCCAAAGCGACCCGGAGCGCACTTCCGAGCTAAAGCAGGCCATTGCGCCTGGAGAGCCCGTGTTCTGCATCAGGAGGCCGCCCCACAAACTGGTCATGTATCCGGGTGAAAAGGCCCGGCCCGTGGTCTGTTTGCACGACCTGAGTTCCGACCCTAAAGAAATGAACAATACAGCCCAAGTGCACCCCGTTATAACCGGGGATTTAAAAAGGAGGCTGGATGCCTGGATCAGCGCCTCCCTGTCCAAAGGGCGAAAGTATAAAACCGTCCCATTATCCCCTGAAATGGACAGGGCTTTACGCTCATTGGGCTATATCAGTTAA
- a CDS encoding tetratricopeptide repeat protein, with translation MNFLSLDIILTAFPAASCLFFLIQCFRIAITAKPIVLSSRRHFSFIAIPVMVMVGVSMYKITVIPGYIPERVYFVIAAVFFAVCAGVIFRRGDWYYMFAADKKALFTALRQSLLGWEIQFEENKAPEGEGSEHLTEFVLEDVPARLRVSVYEGQDMAQIGAVPSDNRLLGCLMSDLKKQASQLGGSRGVSGFLITACILSGLASYWTYTNIHSMDDAWFAEKGRTYLEMKKYHAAISTFDAALEKNSANVEALRWRGKTYGETGREDLALADWQKALDLDPNNSDIMAHAARILFLSQDQGQKSRAMTLARKAVNLQPDNVFVLDTLAWILAGMGEFEEAVEHQEKVLVILGRKKADSALMQRVTARLNAYKLGKPAPAQP, from the coding sequence ATGAATTTTTTGTCTTTGGATATCATTTTGACAGCGTTTCCCGCTGCTTCCTGCCTGTTTTTTTTGATTCAATGCTTCAGGATCGCCATCACAGCCAAGCCCATCGTTTTATCCAGCCGCAGGCATTTTTCCTTTATCGCCATTCCGGTCATGGTTATGGTGGGCGTCTCCATGTACAAGATTACGGTCATTCCCGGCTACATTCCGGAGCGCGTGTATTTTGTCATCGCCGCCGTGTTTTTCGCCGTCTGCGCGGGCGTGATTTTTAGGCGCGGGGATTGGTACTACATGTTCGCAGCGGATAAAAAGGCGCTTTTCACCGCTCTAAGGCAAAGCCTGCTTGGTTGGGAAATCCAATTTGAAGAAAATAAGGCCCCGGAAGGAGAGGGCTCGGAGCATCTGACGGAATTCGTCCTGGAGGACGTACCGGCCCGGCTGAGGGTGTCGGTGTATGAGGGGCAGGATATGGCTCAGATCGGGGCGGTTCCCTCGGACAACAGGCTTTTGGGCTGCTTGATGTCGGACCTGAAAAAGCAAGCCTCCCAACTGGGCGGGAGCAGGGGAGTATCCGGCTTTCTCATTACGGCCTGCATTCTTTCCGGCCTGGCGAGCTATTGGACGTACACCAATATTCATTCCATGGACGACGCCTGGTTTGCGGAAAAAGGGCGCACATATCTGGAAATGAAAAAGTACCACGCAGCCATCTCCACATTTGATGCAGCCCTGGAAAAGAATTCGGCCAACGTTGAGGCCCTTCGTTGGCGCGGCAAGACTTACGGGGAGACAGGCAGGGAAGACCTGGCCCTGGCGGACTGGCAAAAAGCCCTGGACCTGGACCCGAACAATAGCGATATAATGGCTCATGCGGCGCGCATTTTGTTTTTATCCCAGGATCAAGGCCAAAAAAGCCGGGCCATGACGCTGGCCCGAAAGGCCGTCAATTTGCAGCCGGACAATGTTTTTGTTTTGGATACCCTGGCCTGGATTTTGGCGGGCATGGGCGAGTTTGAAGAGGCGGTGGAGCATCAGGAGAAGGTCCTGGTGATTCTGGGCCGGAAAAAGGCGGACTCTGCTTTGATGCAGAGAGTCACCGCCAGGCTGAACGCCTACAAGCTGGGCAAACCAGCCCCGGCGCAGCCCTGA
- a CDS encoding HEAT repeat domain-containing protein: MAKVILLQPRQRLLERARNYVDSPDLFAENMQRAVRELIKALPVADGPLRHKIMILLAGYAKDQAVEPLYDILKDEDQPPRTRHYAAVQLCAVLPFVKDAQSVIDLLEKDLVCPDPNLRRYATTAMGWQCKTPTFVLLTRRLYDDDLGVRLAAVNSLCNCGDARALPLLLERLEEAPLEEKRAILFNLWRLERPELQLSHIYKKYLADQAPELRLAALALLTFSHRDQESHLLIKPCLSDEDHRVRRLALERLMDCDLKTLGAFEQEIRRLLNDSNMDIKRSALNALKMLEN, from the coding sequence ATGGCCAAGGTGATCCTGTTGCAGCCTCGCCAGAGGCTGCTGGAAAGGGCTCGCAATTATGTGGACTCCCCGGACCTGTTCGCTGAAAATATGCAGCGGGCGGTCCGGGAGCTCATCAAAGCCCTGCCCGTCGCCGACGGCCCCCTCCGCCATAAGATCATGATTCTCCTGGCCGGTTACGCCAAAGACCAGGCGGTCGAGCCCTTGTACGATATTCTTAAAGACGAAGACCAGCCTCCCAGGACCAGGCATTACGCCGCGGTTCAATTATGCGCCGTCCTGCCTTTTGTAAAGGACGCGCAATCGGTTATTGATTTGCTGGAAAAAGATCTTGTCTGCCCGGATCCAAACCTGAGACGGTACGCCACAACCGCCATGGGCTGGCAATGCAAAACCCCGACCTTTGTTTTGCTGACCCGGCGCTTGTACGACGACGACCTGGGCGTGCGGCTGGCCGCGGTCAACTCACTCTGCAATTGCGGGGACGCCAGGGCTTTGCCTTTGCTTCTGGAGCGTTTGGAAGAGGCTCCTTTGGAGGAAAAACGGGCCATTTTGTTCAACTTGTGGAGGCTGGAAAGGCCGGAGCTCCAGCTTTCCCACATTTACAAAAAATACCTTGCGGACCAAGCTCCGGAATTGCGCCTGGCCGCCCTGGCCTTGCTGACTTTCTCCCACAGGGATCAAGAGTCCCATCTGCTTATAAAACCCTGCCTTTCGGACGAGGACCACAGGGTGCGCAGGCTCGCCTTGGAACGGCTCATGGACTGCGACCTCAAAACCCTTGGCGCCTTTGAGCAGGAAATCCGCCGACTACTGAATGACTCCAATATGGATATCAAACGAAGCGCCTTGAACGCCTTAAAAATGTTGGAAAATTAG